In the genome of Croceimicrobium hydrocarbonivorans, one region contains:
- a CDS encoding HYR domain-containing protein, with protein MKPNKLFFTALCALGLSFSVVAHGVQVRWNIVPSTGAIRVWIEHWHGNAAGSGTYSSFPLNIQYTIGGVTTSQTYYGAGAVDDTHWSNLPGGGGSSAYLTGCSSLQNTYGDWVYWDFNPPACNTPVSLTIISGPSAYTTEACGNLYPLTINSSFNDNTGPAITANDITVAPSTASCGAVVTNYNVSAVDACGGSVSTSYSIAPGSTFPQGTTPVTVSSTDQYGNTSTASFNVIVADNQAPTVLTQNANISLQNGTATITAADIDNGSFDNACGGIASMSVSPNTFDCSNIGPNNVWLTVTDIYGNTATGSAMVNVSDPVAPGINGPGNITVTAQTGRCLAEVNYSVIASLYSCAIQQDLSGAPSTGLASGSSFPLGTTTNSFSVTDAQGRTANYSFDVTVVQPNPVGVNAGNDQSICVGGSTQLNASLFNLPTGSGTSNSSTALCLYDANGGNCGFGTNLCSDGYNWFYNSGVSANYQGGGALSSMDVRLYYANCDNTSSISISVNGTSVYSFTPAYSCYCDALNYGSYPNTISLSAAQLAGVWNSGGTNTIYVHFNGQVAVAGVQAIVNASTSSFSWISGPNIADANDPNTSVSPSTTSDYVAQYTTAEGCIATDTVRVTVNPLPSVSLASFNPISFYANPISLSGGSPAGGVYSGAGVSNASFDPGATNIGLQTIYYTYTDANGCSNTDSATIDVIPCNIQLSETHSNVSCPGGNDAAIDLTTANTNNGESFSWTGPNGFTASTEDLSALAAGTYTVVVTDGNGCTETLSVVIVDNPDNTAPTILTQNVSLVLDANGTATIQGSATSAPVFDGSLSNEPTGYNLSNMTDWTVLHGNVDVDNFISSSASGRTIDLAGNTNAKIESNGSVNLVPGDYVINFLHLNNAGSGESTDQFRLTIGTAYSQIFTSTNSLKNESISFTVNASEMAKVTLEQLGANDASGCFVADLMLERIIPGTYLIDGGSYDNCQLASLTASQVNFDCSDLGANTVVLVGLDASGNTASASAVVTVVDNMAPSVITQNIAVALDANGAASISAADIDNGSSDVCGISSMSVSPSSFSCADVGVQTVTLSVSDASGNLATGTATVTVSDAIAPSVSTQNAIVYLDANGSASISANDIDNGSADACGVATYSLDKDQFACADLGVNVVQLTVTDVNGNSASASATVEVRDAINPVISGMPADIVIVPQPNDCSPSVSWTAPTASDNCSVSLSSSHNPGDNFNVGTTTVTYTATDAAGNSVSASFTISVNPTPVSVSLSSPVYIGGDNISCNGAADGSIDLSANGGCEPYTYAWSNGSSAEDLNALTAGTYNVTVTDANGQTASASITLTEPAPVTASASSSGYLSGNGVTGTTLYLGYGPQSINLSASATGGHGPYAYSWSNGASTAATSVSPTATTTYTVTVTDVNGCSVSTSLVVDVVDARCAAGNSNGKGRANNGNGNGGQLSKVYVCHHGNTICIDSSAVASHLSNHNNGNHSCTLGACNGSAKHIDAPSAFEFSVYPNPNDGLFQVQIESAKEQDLRFVITDLQGRVIEIRDDFVVAGITELRFDLSNYATGVYLLEVVGAEEKQISRIIKN; from the coding sequence ATGAAACCAAACAAACTCTTTTTTACGGCCTTGTGTGCCTTGGGTCTATCCTTCTCGGTGGTTGCCCATGGTGTTCAAGTTCGTTGGAACATTGTGCCCTCTACCGGTGCAATCCGTGTGTGGATTGAGCACTGGCATGGCAATGCTGCGGGTAGTGGAACTTATTCCAGCTTTCCTCTAAACATTCAATACACTATTGGTGGGGTTACGACCTCCCAAACCTATTATGGAGCAGGTGCGGTTGACGACACTCACTGGTCTAATTTACCAGGCGGTGGCGGATCAAGCGCCTATCTCACTGGTTGTAGTAGTCTTCAAAACACCTATGGCGATTGGGTGTATTGGGACTTTAATCCACCTGCTTGTAATACCCCGGTAAGTCTTACCATTATTAGTGGCCCAAGTGCTTATACCACCGAAGCTTGTGGAAACCTTTATCCGCTAACTATTAACTCCAGTTTTAATGATAATACCGGCCCTGCTATTACAGCTAACGATATTACTGTAGCACCTTCAACCGCCAGTTGCGGAGCTGTGGTTACTAACTATAATGTAAGTGCAGTAGATGCTTGTGGTGGTTCAGTAAGTACCAGCTATAGCATTGCTCCTGGATCTACCTTTCCCCAGGGAACTACTCCGGTAACTGTGAGCTCTACCGATCAATATGGTAATACTTCTACAGCTAGTTTTAATGTAATTGTGGCCGACAACCAAGCGCCTACCGTGCTAACTCAAAATGCCAATATTAGCTTGCAAAACGGAACGGCAACTATCACTGCGGCTGATATTGATAATGGCTCCTTTGATAATGCCTGCGGCGGAATTGCGAGCATGTCGGTTAGCCCTAATACTTTCGACTGTTCCAATATTGGACCTAATAATGTGTGGTTAACGGTAACCGATATTTATGGAAATACCGCCACCGGTTCGGCCATGGTAAATGTTAGCGACCCCGTTGCCCCTGGCATTAATGGTCCGGGTAATATCACCGTTACCGCCCAAACCGGAAGATGTTTGGCAGAGGTAAATTACAGCGTGATTGCCAGTTTATATTCCTGTGCCATTCAACAAGATTTATCCGGTGCACCAAGCACTGGTTTAGCATCAGGATCCAGCTTTCCTTTAGGAACTACTACCAATAGCTTTAGTGTAACTGATGCCCAGGGTAGAACCGCGAATTACAGCTTTGATGTAACCGTAGTACAACCAAATCCTGTTGGGGTGAATGCGGGCAACGATCAATCTATTTGTGTTGGTGGAAGCACGCAATTAAATGCGAGCCTCTTTAACCTACCTACCGGTTCGGGAACTTCGAATAGCAGTACTGCTCTTTGTTTATATGATGCCAATGGCGGCAATTGTGGCTTCGGAACCAATTTGTGTAGTGATGGCTATAACTGGTTCTACAATAGTGGTGTGTCTGCGAACTATCAAGGCGGTGGTGCTTTGAGCTCTATGGATGTTCGATTATACTATGCCAATTGTGATAACACATCCAGCATAAGCATTTCTGTGAATGGTACTTCCGTGTATTCATTTACCCCAGCTTATTCCTGTTATTGCGATGCGCTTAACTATGGGTCCTACCCCAATACCATTAGCCTTTCTGCAGCGCAATTGGCCGGAGTTTGGAACTCAGGTGGTACCAATACCATTTATGTTCATTTTAATGGTCAAGTGGCGGTTGCTGGAGTGCAAGCGATCGTAAATGCCAGTACTTCTAGCTTTAGCTGGATTTCAGGCCCTAACATTGCTGATGCAAATGATCCTAACACTTCCGTTAGCCCAAGTACTACTTCCGATTATGTGGCTCAGTATACTACTGCGGAAGGATGTATTGCTACCGATACCGTAAGGGTTACAGTAAATCCATTGCCCAGTGTTAGCTTGGCCAGTTTCAATCCTATTTCTTTCTATGCCAATCCCATTAGCCTAAGCGGTGGTAGTCCTGCCGGTGGGGTATATAGTGGTGCCGGTGTAAGCAATGCTAGCTTTGATCCCGGTGCAACCAATATCGGATTGCAAACCATCTATTATACTTACACGGATGCGAATGGATGTAGTAATACAGATTCGGCTACTATCGATGTTATTCCTTGTAATATTCAATTATCAGAAACGCATAGTAATGTTTCTTGCCCCGGCGGTAATGATGCGGCCATTGATCTTACTACTGCTAATACCAATAATGGTGAAAGCTTTAGTTGGACTGGTCCAAATGGATTTACCGCGAGTACTGAAGATTTAAGTGCTTTGGCTGCCGGAACCTATACAGTAGTTGTAACCGATGGTAATGGATGTACCGAAACCCTTTCGGTAGTGATTGTAGACAATCCGGATAATACAGCCCCGACCATCCTTACACAAAATGTAAGCTTAGTGTTGGATGCTAATGGTACGGCGACCATCCAAGGTTCTGCGACCAGTGCTCCAGTATTTGATGGCAGTTTAAGTAATGAGCCTACTGGTTATAATCTTAGCAACATGACCGACTGGACCGTATTGCATGGCAATGTGGATGTTGACAATTTCATTAGCTCCAGTGCCAGTGGTCGTACCATAGATTTAGCCGGTAATACCAATGCTAAGATTGAGTCTAATGGGTCGGTTAATTTAGTTCCCGGTGATTATGTGATCAATTTCTTGCATTTGAATAATGCCGGATCAGGCGAAAGCACAGACCAGTTTAGATTAACAATTGGTACCGCCTATAGCCAGATCTTCACTTCCACTAATAGCTTGAAAAACGAGAGCATCAGCTTTACCGTTAATGCTTCGGAGATGGCAAAAGTTACCTTAGAGCAATTAGGTGCTAATGATGCTAGTGGATGTTTTGTTGCCGACTTAATGTTGGAGCGCATTATTCCGGGCACCTATTTAATAGATGGTGGATCCTATGATAATTGCCAATTAGCCTCATTAACCGCTAGTCAGGTGAACTTTGATTGTTCTGATCTAGGTGCTAATACTGTTGTTCTTGTGGGTCTTGATGCCTCAGGAAATACGGCCAGTGCCTCCGCTGTAGTTACAGTAGTGGATAATATGGCGCCAAGCGTAATAACTCAAAATATTGCAGTGGCCTTGGATGCCAATGGTGCAGCAAGCATTAGTGCCGCTGACATTGATAACGGTAGTAGCGATGTATGTGGAATTAGCTCCATGTCTGTAAGTCCATCCAGCTTTAGCTGTGCTGATGTTGGTGTTCAAACGGTTACGCTAAGTGTAAGCGATGCAAGTGGTAATCTTGCTACCGGCACTGCAACTGTAACAGTTTCGGATGCCATTGCTCCATCTGTAAGCACTCAGAATGCCATTGTTTATTTGGATGCTAATGGCAGTGCTTCTATCAGTGCCAATGATATTGATAATGGTAGTGCAGATGCTTGTGGCGTGGCAACTTATAGCCTAGACAAAGATCAATTCGCTTGCGCTGATTTAGGAGTGAATGTTGTACAATTAACGGTGACGGATGTAAATGGAAATAGCGCAAGTGCTTCTGCTACCGTAGAAGTGCGTGATGCTATCAACCCAGTGATCAGTGGCATGCCTGCCGATATTGTTATTGTGCCTCAGCCTAATGATTGTAGCCCATCGGTTAGTTGGACCGCACCTACTGCCAGTGATAATTGCTCAGTAAGCTTAAGCAGTAGCCACAATCCTGGAGATAATTTCAATGTGGGAACCACCACCGTTACCTATACGGCTACGGATGCCGCCGGAAATAGTGTGAGCGCAAGCTTTACTATTAGCGTGAATCCTACTCCGGTAAGCGTTTCTTTAAGTTCACCGGTTTACATAGGTGGTGATAATATCAGCTGTAATGGTGCTGCGGATGGTAGCATCGATTTAAGCGCTAATGGCGGTTGTGAACCTTATACTTATGCATGGAGCAATGGTTCCAGTGCCGAAGATTTGAACGCACTTACTGCTGGTACTTATAATGTTACTGTTACCGATGCCAATGGTCAAACGGCCAGTGCTTCCATTACTTTAACCGAACCCGCTCCGGTGACAGCTTCTGCGTCCAGCAGTGGATATCTTTCGGGTAATGGTGTAACAGGTACTACATTGTACCTGGGTTACGGTCCTCAGAGCATTAATTTGAGTGCCAGTGCTACTGGTGGTCATGGCCCTTATGCTTATTCCTGGTCTAATGGCGCGAGTACCGCAGCTACTTCGGTTAGTCCTACGGCTACTACTACCTATACGGTTACTGTAACGGATGTTAATGGTTGTAGTGTAAGCACCAGCCTGGTAGTGGATGTAGTTGACGCACGTTGTGCTGCTGGTAATAGCAATGGCAAGGGTCGCGCTAATAATGGCAATGGTAACGGTGGCCAATTAAGCAAGGTTTATGTTTGTCACCATGGCAATACCATTTGTATTGATTCCAGTGCGGTGGCCAGCCACTTGTCAAACCATAATAATGGAAACCATTCTTGCACCCTGGGTGCTTGTAACGGATCTGCCAAGCATATCGATGCGCCTTCAGCCTTCGAATTCTCGGTATATCCTAACCCGAATGATGGTTTATTCCAGGTACAAATTGAAAGTGCTAAGGAGCAAGACCTGCGCTTTGTGATTACCGATCTGCAAGGAAGAGTAATCGAAATTCGTGATGATTTTGTGGTAGCCGGTATCACCGAGTTACGATTTGATCTGAGCAATTACGCAACCGGAGTATATCTTTTGGAGGTAGTAGGAGCAGAAGAAAAACAAATCAGCCGCATCATTAAGAACTAA
- the nrfD gene encoding NrfD/PsrC family molybdoenzyme membrane anchor subunit, producing MHYEAPIRKPLIEGDKSYHDITVDVVRPVESSAPKSWWLVFSLALLAFLWGVGCILYTIGVGIGTWGLNKTVGWAWDITNFVWWVGIGHAGTLISAVLLLFRQKWRMSINRSAEAMTIFSVIQAALFPGIHMGRIWLAYFVFPIPNQFGSLWVNFNSPLLWDVFAISTYFSVSVVFWYVGLIPDFAMIRDRAVKPVQKHIYKILSFGWGGKAKHWQRFEEVSLVLAGLATPLVLSVHTIVSMDFATSVIPGWHTTIFPPYFVAGAIFSGFAMVQTLLIIVRKVFKMEQYITIQHIEMMNIVIMLTGSIVGIAYITELFIAWYSGVEYEQYAFLNRATGPYWWAYWSMMTCNVFSPQFMWIKKLRTSLMFTFFISIIVNIGMWFERFVIIVTSLHRDYLPSSWSMFSPTFVDIGIFIGTIGFFFVLFLLYARTFPVIAQAELKTILKSSGDNYKKLQEKQEQEHGEH from the coding sequence ATGCATTACGAAGCGCCAATACGCAAACCTCTTATTGAAGGCGACAAGTCCTACCACGACATTACGGTAGATGTAGTTCGTCCGGTAGAGTCTTCAGCGCCCAAATCCTGGTGGCTGGTATTTAGTTTAGCCCTCCTCGCTTTCCTTTGGGGAGTAGGATGTATCCTCTACACTATCGGTGTAGGTATCGGTACCTGGGGTCTGAACAAAACTGTAGGTTGGGCCTGGGATATCACCAACTTCGTATGGTGGGTAGGTATCGGTCACGCCGGTACACTTATTTCCGCGGTACTGTTGTTATTCCGTCAAAAGTGGAGAATGTCCATCAACCGTTCTGCGGAAGCGATGACCATCTTCTCCGTAATTCAGGCGGCTTTATTCCCCGGTATTCACATGGGTCGTATCTGGTTGGCCTATTTTGTGTTCCCAATTCCTAACCAATTCGGTTCCTTGTGGGTGAACTTTAACTCACCACTGCTTTGGGACGTATTTGCGATCTCTACTTATTTCTCGGTATCGGTAGTATTCTGGTATGTAGGTCTTATTCCTGACTTTGCCATGATTCGCGACCGTGCTGTGAAACCTGTACAGAAGCACATTTATAAAATCCTCAGCTTTGGATGGGGTGGTAAGGCTAAACACTGGCAACGTTTTGAGGAAGTATCCTTAGTATTAGCCGGTTTGGCAACTCCACTGGTACTTTCGGTACACACCATTGTATCTATGGACTTTGCTACTTCGGTTATCCCCGGATGGCACACCACTATTTTCCCTCCTTACTTCGTAGCAGGTGCGATCTTCTCAGGATTTGCCATGGTACAAACCCTCTTGATCATCGTTCGTAAGGTGTTTAAGATGGAGCAATACATTACCATTCAGCATATCGAGATGATGAACATCGTAATTATGTTGACCGGTTCGATTGTAGGTATTGCCTATATCACCGAGCTTTTCATCGCATGGTATTCTGGAGTAGAGTACGAACAGTATGCCTTCTTAAACCGTGCAACCGGACCTTATTGGTGGGCTTACTGGAGTATGATGACCTGTAATGTATTCTCTCCACAGTTCATGTGGATCAAGAAATTACGTACCAGCTTAATGTTTACCTTCTTTATTTCGATAATAGTAAACATCGGAATGTGGTTCGAGCGTTTCGTGATTATCGTAACCTCTCTACACCGTGATTACTTACCATCAAGCTGGAGTATGTTCTCTCCAACTTTCGTAGACATCGGAATCTTTATCGGTACTATCGGTTTCTTCTTCGTTCTGTTCCTTCTATATGCACGTACCTTCCCGGTAATTGCTCAGGCCGAACTGAAGACCATTTTGAAATCATCTGGCGATAACTACAAGAAACTTCAAGAGAAACAAGAGCAAGAGCATGGCGAGCACTAA
- a CDS encoding helix-turn-helix domain-containing protein, translating to MNSFHSDADFNAGKLAEYLELSRRQLYREMDRIGHTPAPYIREFRMEKAKEYIDSSTVRRVKELAYRVGYKSAETFSDHFYQHFQIRPSELLREVA from the coding sequence ATGAACTCTTTTCATAGCGATGCAGATTTCAATGCCGGCAAGCTCGCCGAATACCTTGAGCTTAGCCGGCGTCAGCTATATCGTGAAATGGATAGGATTGGTCATACTCCCGCTCCCTACATCCGCGAATTCAGAATGGAAAAAGCAAAAGAGTACATTGATAGTAGCACGGTACGCCGGGTTAAAGAGTTAGCCTATCGAGTAGGCTATAAAAGCGCAGAAACCTTTAGCGATCATTTTTATCAGCATTTCCAAATTCGCCCTTCAGAGCTGCTTCGAGAAGTGGCATAG
- a CDS encoding c-type cytochrome, producing MILAAPGRALAQDIEGDAANGKSIFNSQCAACHKLDKKVVGPALGDVTQRRSTEWLVSWIKDNAALRASGDADANAIFEEFNGSAMPAFPQLSEQDIKDVLVYTIEGSTPVEVETTTETGAAEAEADNTVYLYILGVLLLFMVVLLARVKNTLKLVKGQPTTTMLEDANVFTRTALKNPRVVTVLTIFIAVVFFQQLYVNLMAVNVDAGYQPSQPIKFSHELHAGQNQIDCNYCHSGARKSKHSNIPSANVCMNCHMYVSEGPKYGTEEISKIYDAVGWDAEKGAYIEDYEQKPIKWVRIHKLPDLAYFNHSQHVTAGQIKCQTCHGPVEEMEEVYQYSDLTMGWCINCHRETKVQVESNDYYEEMHAKLKEKYGADAKVTVEMIGGLECGKCHY from the coding sequence ATGATCTTAGCCGCACCCGGTCGAGCCTTGGCTCAAGATATCGAGGGCGATGCTGCGAATGGTAAATCGATCTTTAATTCTCAATGTGCCGCCTGTCACAAGCTAGACAAGAAGGTGGTAGGTCCAGCTCTGGGTGATGTTACCCAGCGTCGGAGCACTGAGTGGTTAGTGTCCTGGATCAAGGATAACGCAGCTTTGCGTGCCAGCGGTGATGCAGATGCCAATGCCATTTTTGAGGAATTCAATGGTTCGGCAATGCCGGCTTTCCCTCAATTATCAGAGCAAGACATTAAGGATGTTTTGGTGTACACTATTGAAGGTAGTACGCCAGTAGAGGTGGAGACAACTACAGAAACTGGAGCGGCAGAAGCTGAAGCGGACAATACTGTTTACCTCTACATTTTAGGCGTATTGCTCCTCTTTATGGTAGTACTCTTAGCACGCGTTAAGAATACCTTGAAATTGGTTAAAGGTCAGCCTACCACTACCATGTTGGAGGATGCCAATGTGTTTACCCGTACTGCCTTAAAGAATCCTCGCGTGGTCACCGTTTTAACTATTTTCATCGCGGTGGTATTCTTCCAGCAATTGTATGTGAACTTAATGGCTGTAAACGTAGATGCTGGTTACCAGCCTTCTCAGCCTATTAAATTCTCACATGAATTGCACGCAGGTCAGAACCAAATCGACTGTAATTATTGCCACAGCGGAGCGCGCAAGTCTAAGCACTCCAATATTCCTTCTGCGAATGTTTGTATGAACTGTCACATGTATGTGAGCGAAGGACCTAAATACGGTACTGAAGAAATCTCTAAAATCTACGATGCTGTAGGTTGGGATGCTGAAAAAGGTGCCTATATCGAAGATTACGAGCAGAAGCCAATCAAGTGGGTGCGTATCCACAAATTACCTGACTTGGCTTACTTCAACCACTCTCAGCACGTAACTGCCGGTCAGATTAAATGTCAGACTTGCCACGGTCCTGTAGAAGAAATGGAAGAAGTATATCAGTACTCTGATCTTACTATGGGATGGTGTATTAACTGTCACCGCGAAACCAAAGTACAGGTTGAGTCTAACGACTACTACGAAGAAATGCATGCCAAGCTCAAAGAGAAGTATGGAGCAGACGCCAAAGTCACTGTAGAGATGATCGGCGGATTGGAATGTGGAAAATGTCATTATTAA
- a CDS encoding TAT-variant-translocated molybdopterin oxidoreductase translates to MAENKKYWRGISELENPELVQSLSEQEFPSNIPAEEFLGNQDNLESTHTSRRDFLKYMGFTTAAATLAACESPVYESLPYVVAPEEIIPGIANYYATSYYDGHDYASVLIKTREGRPIKVENNREAKMNGGANTRVHASVLNLYDATRLQNPMVKGESSDWASLDAGVKKGLLAAEAAGKQVVVLTSSVISPSQKALIKKFGESYSNFRHVSFDPMSYSNKLDAWKEVTGKRALGLYNFANAKAIVSVGADFLGDWVGQSVAGDYAKNRVPGEGMSRHFQFEAGLSLTGSNADKRHKVKAAEYGAVLVGLYNEIASAKGMATVSGSSVMKAEVKAAAQELLAAGKNGLVVCGGNSKANEHLCIAINQMLGNTEVTVSHKNRSYLRQGDDKAIQALIADMKAGKVGAVITHNLNPAYVLSGNADFKAGYAKVPTTVAVSMKSDETAKLSAFVAAENHYLESWGDFSPADMHYSLQQPTIKTLFSTRQFEDCLMSWSGMGGSYLNFIKSNWNAGILGSTDWTKVLHDGVFVKSSAVAEEMAADTEMEEGGISIDVAVSAADALASAKKAPSMELNFSQLTGMGVGTIANNPWLLEFPDPISRVSWDNYLSVAAADAAELGLKNWNESNGALNGSVVTLQVGSKTLENVPVFIQPGQTIGTACLAVGFGRDGAGEVADKVGVNAFQLMGMDHSAEVKISPVEGAEHKFACIQLAHTMMGRDIVKEVSLNTFLNEPAQNGHDGWNEPPIFNTYKGPLVGDDVNLWDDFDHETGHMWNMSIDLNLCNGCGACVIACHSENNVPVVGKDEMRKHRDMHWLRIDRYYSSDVTKENADELGYEGIGLLGKGATDMYADMEKPSESPEVFFQPVMCQHCNHAPCETVCPVAATTHSAEGLNHMTYNRCIGTRYCANNCPYKVRRFNWFQYHDNTMGMFKENYAMNEDLGRMVLNPDVTVRSRGVMEKCSMCIQRTQLGKLEAKKRGVALKDGEVQTACQFACDTGAIVFGDVNDKKSQVFNLKQDKRMYHLLGSVGTQPSVFYQVKVRNTTA, encoded by the coding sequence ATGGCTGAAAACAAGAAATACTGGAGAGGGATTTCAGAACTTGAGAATCCGGAATTAGTGCAAAGCTTGTCCGAGCAAGAATTCCCATCAAATATTCCAGCAGAAGAGTTTTTAGGAAATCAGGATAATCTGGAGAGTACCCATACTTCTCGTCGTGATTTCCTTAAATATATGGGCTTCACCACTGCTGCCGCTACCCTGGCCGCTTGTGAATCTCCCGTTTACGAATCATTACCTTATGTAGTGGCACCCGAAGAAATTATTCCCGGGATTGCTAACTACTACGCGACCAGCTATTACGACGGTCATGATTATGCCTCGGTATTAATCAAAACCCGTGAAGGTCGTCCTATTAAAGTAGAGAACAACCGCGAGGCTAAAATGAATGGTGGGGCTAATACCCGTGTTCATGCTTCCGTGTTGAATTTATACGATGCTACCCGTCTTCAAAATCCAATGGTAAAAGGAGAGAGCTCAGATTGGGCTAGCCTGGATGCCGGAGTGAAGAAAGGTTTATTAGCGGCTGAAGCGGCCGGTAAGCAAGTGGTGGTATTAACTTCTTCTGTGATCAGCCCTTCTCAAAAGGCCCTGATCAAAAAATTTGGCGAGAGCTACAGCAATTTCCGTCATGTAAGCTTCGATCCAATGAGCTACTCCAATAAATTGGATGCTTGGAAAGAAGTAACCGGAAAACGTGCTTTAGGTCTTTACAATTTCGCCAATGCTAAAGCGATTGTATCGGTAGGTGCCGACTTCCTGGGCGACTGGGTTGGTCAATCCGTAGCGGGCGATTATGCGAAGAACCGTGTACCTGGTGAGGGTATGTCTCGTCACTTCCAATTCGAAGCCGGTCTTTCTTTAACCGGATCCAATGCCGATAAGCGTCATAAAGTAAAAGCTGCTGAATACGGTGCTGTATTAGTAGGTCTTTACAATGAGATCGCTTCGGCAAAAGGTATGGCTACTGTTTCAGGATCTTCGGTTATGAAGGCTGAAGTGAAAGCCGCCGCTCAGGAGTTATTAGCAGCTGGTAAAAACGGATTGGTAGTATGTGGTGGTAACAGCAAGGCCAATGAGCACTTGTGTATTGCCATCAACCAAATGTTAGGAAATACTGAGGTAACTGTTTCTCATAAGAATCGTTCTTACCTCCGTCAAGGTGATGATAAAGCCATCCAGGCTTTAATCGCCGATATGAAAGCAGGTAAAGTAGGTGCGGTAATTACCCACAACTTGAATCCTGCTTATGTTTTATCTGGAAATGCTGATTTCAAAGCGGGCTATGCCAAGGTACCTACTACGGTAGCCGTAAGCATGAAGTCAGATGAAACTGCTAAGCTTTCTGCTTTTGTAGCCGCTGAAAATCATTACCTCGAAAGCTGGGGAGATTTCAGCCCTGCGGATATGCACTACAGCTTGCAACAGCCTACCATCAAAACCTTATTCAGTACTCGCCAGTTTGAGGATTGCCTCATGAGCTGGTCTGGAATGGGTGGTTCTTACCTGAATTTCATCAAATCAAATTGGAATGCAGGTATCTTAGGTTCTACCGATTGGACTAAGGTTTTACACGATGGTGTATTTGTGAAGTCATCTGCGGTAGCCGAAGAAATGGCGGCCGACACTGAAATGGAAGAAGGTGGAATTAGCATCGACGTTGCCGTTTCGGCTGCCGATGCCTTAGCTTCTGCTAAGAAGGCTCCTTCCATGGAACTAAACTTTAGCCAGTTAACCGGTATGGGTGTGGGAACCATCGCTAATAACCCTTGGTTGTTAGAATTCCCTGATCCAATTAGCCGTGTTTCCTGGGATAACTATTTAAGTGTAGCTGCTGCTGATGCGGCAGAATTGGGCTTAAAGAACTGGAATGAATCTAATGGTGCCTTAAACGGTTCCGTAGTTACTCTTCAAGTGGGTTCGAAAACCCTGGAGAATGTTCCGGTATTCATTCAGCCTGGTCAAACTATTGGTACTGCTTGTTTAGCCGTGGGCTTTGGTCGCGACGGCGCAGGTGAGGTAGCCGATAAAGTTGGGGTTAATGCCTTCCAATTGATGGGCATGGACCACAGCGCAGAAGTGAAAATTAGCCCGGTAGAAGGCGCAGAACACAAGTTCGCTTGTATTCAGTTGGCGCATACTATGATGGGTCGTGATATCGTGAAAGAAGTAAGCTTAAATACTTTCTTGAACGAGCCTGCTCAGAACGGTCATGATGGCTGGAATGAGCCGCCAATCTTTAATACTTACAAAGGACCATTAGTAGGTGACGACGTAAACCTTTGGGACGATTTCGATCATGAAACCGGACACATGTGGAATATGTCTATCGACTTAAACCTTTGTAATGGATGTGGCGCTTGTGTTATTGCTTGCCACTCTGAGAATAACGTTCCGGTTGTAGGTAAAGATGAGATGCGTAAGCACCGCGATATGCACTGGTTGCGTATCGACCGCTACTATAGCTCTGATGTTACCAAGGAAAATGCAGATGAATTAGGTTACGAAGGAATTGGTCTTTTAGGAAAAGGTGCCACCGATATGTATGCGGACATGGAGAAACCTTCTGAAAGTCCAGAAGTATTCTTCCAGCCTGTTATGTGTCAACACTGTAACCACGCACCTTGTGAAACAGTATGTCCGGTAGCGGCTACAACTCACAGTGCGGAAGGTTTAAACCACATGACTTACAACCGTTGTATTGGTACTCGTTACTGTGCCAACAACTGTCCTTATAAAGTACGTCGCTTTAACTGGTTCCAGTACCATGATAATACCATGGGTATGTTCAAAGAGAACTACGCCATGAATGAAGACTTAGGTCGTATGGTATTAAACCCCGATGTAACCGTGCGTTCTCGTGGTGTAATGGAAAAATGCTCAATGTGTATCCAACGTACTCAGTTGGGTAAACTGGAAGCTAAGAAACGCGGTGTAGCACTGAAAGACGGTGAAGTTCAAACTGCCTGTCAGTTTGCCTGTGATACCGGAGCCATTGTATTCGGTGATGTAAACGATAAGAAGTCTCAGGTATTTAACCTGAAACAAGACAAGCGGATGTATCACCTTCTGGGTTCTGTAGGAACACAGCCATCGGTATTCTATCAAGTTAAAGTACGTAACACAACAGCTTAA